GACAGGTTGTCAAAAAACGGGCCATTTATCCCAACCGGAACTTCCTGACACTTCTCCTGAAGCTGGACGAAGAGCTGACTCAAAAAAGGACGCTGTGCCCTGTTCTCTGACATCGCTCTCTCCATTTTAATCAGTCCTTGGTTTCTCATGAGCTCAGCGTGCTACACTCCAACGAAATCACTTTATAGAGGGGCTGTAAATAGTGTATTTGTGTAAACCATAGGAAAACATTTAGAgtctttattctattttattttttctttatttttgcactttatgaATTTGTCGTTGTAATTTCTAGGTCCCACAACATGTTATATGTAATTACTGTTCATGTCTGTCAACCCAAATATTCTTATCTATTTCTATGTTAATCACTGAACtccaaaattaaaagaaaagtatcACCACACCAAGATGCTAATAACTACTGATTAATCAGCTTGAACATGTATTTCTGTGTGCTCTACTTTACATCTCGGACCAAATAGATAACGCTGCCTTAATTTATGAATTGAACGCCCTTCTTATgttaaattattgtttgtttctcatttattcAGCTGTTCCTTTGTTCTTTGATGCAGTAAAATACCTTTTAATGAATCCCAATggcaaaatgaacaaataaaatagattttacaaTTAACTTTTAGTTGTGATTCTTTGTGaactttatttgttatttcattACCTTttgtaatgaaataataaataaatgcaaatgcaaacaGAAGAGAGCATTATGATGAGgtgaattttaatgaaaaccTGAGGAGTAAACTAACATAAGCAACAGGATACATAAAGACATAAACCCCAAAGAGGTAACTGGCAagacaggaggaggaaaaaaggaagatCTAACAAAGATGGGGACACTGGGTAAGTGTTTGCTGGGGAGAAGGTTCCTGGTGTGAAAACAGATAATTGGTTACTAACACATAGCTATTTTGAGGAGAAGCAGAAAGCTTAGACGCAGAAGATGAATGCTAACCACAAGGGAGAATCACAGGGAAAATGActcataaaaatgaatgaaaaaaatcccagaaacCTATGGAATGATAAAGGAGTAGACaggtaaatacaaaatgcagggatatcttaaaacaggaaaaccaATACACAGACTCACCCAAAACTGAACTCAAAACTATATAAGATTAGGTAATGTTAAGCTTTTGGAATGATCCGCCCATGGCTTCGACCTCAACTTTGATAAAAATGGCTTTTGATTTATGCGTGCAAAGCAGGTGAGTGCAAGAAAATCAACAGATGTATATGAACTGAACTAATCGTAATAAGAAATGTAGTCCGATAAGAAGTCAAGGTAATCCAAGATGCTACAAAATGCCCTTTTCAGAGGTTCAGTTTGTAGTCCCTTAAGTCGTTAGATTGATCCTGTGTGGATTTgaaaaaatctacaataaaaaatatacatttatgttCAAATCAGGCTACATCACAGAGAGAATAAAGTACAGAGgtatattatgttgtttttttgacttCTTGGTTTTCCACGTGTCTTTTCTGTCTCAGCTTGTCCTCTTGCAGCGTGATGTCCAGTGCTCTGAGCTGTTTCAGGAAGCCGTGATTAGGCAGGATGCAGCGTTTCTGCTGCACATGCTCAATAGCTTCCACTACAGTTAAGCTGTGCTTCATCATCAGGTACGCCAAGACCAAAGTGGCTGACCTGCTTCGGCCCATCACACAGTGAACCAACACCTTGTctgaaaccccccccccaaaaaacacatgcacacattaGACCAAAGAACAAACTACGAGAACCTTCCTCAATGGTTAAGCTTATATGCAATAATTTCTGTATATCAGACTTCATTACTCACTCTGTGGTTGGCTGAGGGCCTTGTAGATAAACTCTGCTGCAGGGAGGAAGTACTGGGAAATGTTGAATGTGGGTTTATCATCAGCTTCCACACCAAGATACTGGATGTTCAGGTCCTTGTAGTAATTAGCACCAGTCAGCACATTGTTCCACTTTCCTTCTGCTGCATTCAGGACATGAGTGACACCCAGCTCCTTAAGCTCAAGACGCTCGAGAGCTGTCTTCCTGTTTTCATGCAACATATCCACATATCCTGATTCAGCACAAAaccttgtatttatttacacaattaATAGTATGAGTGCATCCATACAAACAAAGCTGTCTGAGTTAACTCACTCATCTCCAATGTAAATTCTTGGCCAGACCTGGTTGACATGGATGTATGGAGCTGTGGTGCCTGTCCAGAAGAGCTGCTCCAGGTCTAATGTACCTGGTGTGATGTAATCACTGTCGGGGTCTACCTGCACTGCTGCATATGGATTCCTCTTAGATGTCATTGCACACGAGGTTATTTTTCACCTCCTTGCACATTCCTGTGATAAaagaaatacactgctcaaaaaaataaagggaacacttaaacaggtgtttaacacttaaagtgttccctttatttttttgagcagtatattatGCACATTAAACACATGGTATGATctttaaaatctataaaaaaagaTTGGATTCAAATTATacttaaacataaaacataagcGTCATAAAACTCATGCACAAATTCAACAAATATAACTGATCTTGaaagactgattttttttaaaggttttcttctggcgttagtggcctttatttaatGATGGCCAGACAGGAAAGCGGGttgtgagagagggggaagacatgggGCAAAGGTCAACAGGCTGGGAACCAAACCCGTTAAGGCAGACCGCAGATTTCTAACAGCTTGACCTTGATCTTTTTACATTAGATTCTTtacacattttactttaaaaagcataattattctgttttcactTAATTGTGAAGTCAAAGGGAAAGGATACAtagttttaagatgtttttaccACTATCAATCTGAAAATTATGGCAAGCATTTGCATTCTACACCATTTCCTCTGATATTCCTGTATTACGAAGCCATAAATAAATCCAGTGCAACAATCTGTTATATAATCAATAGAGTGCACCAAAATGTAGTTTAGTACAAATGCAGCTCCTCTCTGAAGACCTTAGATGTTTGTTGGAGAACCTTAGTAAACAAACAACTTTATGAAGAAATTCAGCAGTTGTAAAGAACATTAAAGCAGTTAACATATAGAACAATATGCCATGCTTTGAACATTTCACAGAGCCCACTGTCTATCCTGTTTTATGTGCATTTCTGCCCCAGTACACCTGAATGAAATGACCGCATTACCTCCTCTGTGTGCCATTAAAGATGGCAGCAGGagaacacctaaaacatgcagcacaGTGGGCCCTGAGAACAAGAGTTCAGAAATATGAATTTACATCAAATCACATTCATGTATTAGAATGACTCAGACAATGTCCAGAGCTCAATCCAACTAAAAATCAGTGGCAAGACATGCAGTTGGAAATGCACTTTGTAAAATGCAGGTTTTACAAAGTGTTGGCTCAGGGAGCCTGAATAGAAATACACACCAGATTTTGTGTATTGTATTGTTCATCTTTGAATCACTAAATGACAAGGAAAGCTGGACTCAGATTACTCTGATGCATTAAATagatacaaacaaataaagataaaatactCACCCTATTTAAATCTGTCACTAAGCAGGAAGTAGACCACCTACCCTTATTAAACACATGCAATGAACATGTGAGTGAGAATATGAACAAAGATCTGCCAACACAGAAAGACTGAAGACACTGACAAGGATCTGGACCCAGATGTCTATTTTTAGACAGTTGGGCCATAAAATCTGATCTGGACAACATgacatatatacacacacacacacacacacccacacacacccacccccacacgcccacatgcacacacaaatagTCCAAGCAGACAACTGATTTTTGCAGTTCTTTTTCACTGTTCAAGTCTTTTATTATAACACCGTAATTCAATCAACAGGGTGAAGCAAcacaattattaaaacaatgttGAAGTCAAGAATGTATGACCAGGTGTGgatcaataaacatttattgacaattgtttgtggagaaaaacattaaGCGTTCAGTAGGTACATCTTTGTAAACTGGTTTAGAACTGGGACATCCCATAAAACCAATTTGTCAAAGGGGAGACATTCCAGTAAAACCTTATTACAGAGAAACAGGTTTTCCTTCGTTACTGTCCTCAGCGATCTGTTTGCTCTGTGTACGAAGGCTCAACTCCAGCTTTCTGAGTTGCTCCAGAAATCCAGAGTTGGGTCCGATGTCTCGGCACAGACGCACAGCCATGATGGCCTCCGGTAACGTCAGGCTCTGGTGGATCATCAGATAGGCCAAAACCAACGCCCCAGAGCGGCTCACACCCATGGCACAGTGAACAAGAACTTTCCCTGAAAGAAACTTTATTTAGTATACTCATTTCCAGTAAGAAAAGCATGTTTGCTGTACACAAAGGTATTATTTGTGATTTCAAGAATcaggaaatataaatatttctttatttaggCAGCATGAATAGTCTTTTCCATACTTATTCTTGCTTCCGGTAAAGatgcataaatattttcatcaggTTTTAGAAGGTTTTGTGACTTGTTAACTACAATTTGTGGTGATTGGTCAAATGTTTTGGGTCATTATTTGAAACATCCAACTCATTATCTGTTTTCTGGCTGAGTCcacctatttatttatttatttttattacaaatgtcCAGGTATTTGAATGGATTGTGATAGATTGTCTCACTGACCATTTTCCTTCAAGGCGCGGTCTATGAACTGTGCAGCAGAGTTGAAAAATGGCTGGAGATTGAACTCTGGATGGTCTGCAGCCTCAACGCCATGGTACACGACTTCAATATCAGTGTAAAACATCTGACCGGTGTTGATCCGATGTTGACCTGCTGCCGCGTTCAGCACATGAGTAACACCCAGAGATGACAGTCTGGTTTTATCTCGAGCAACAGACCTTCAGACACAAGTCACACACAAAGTGTTTTACTCTATATATTTCTCCCACATTACAAAAGACTTAACTACTCACTCATCTCCAATGTAGAGTTTTGGCCACACTTCATTGACAGAGCTCACAGGCTTCCTGTTGGTCCAGAGAATTTCCCTCAGCTCTGTCAGGGATGGTGTTTCTCCCTGCTTTGCTAAATGACCTCTGGAGCAACACAGATGAGTGTCTGCCCAGGTGCCTTATTGGGTTAATGCTAATATCTTAATTTGTGTATGAGTGTGCTTTTACAATGCCTGggcctgtctttttcttctcctctccctctctaGGCTCATGTCAAGGCAACGCAACTGCAGCAAGAAGCCTGGGTTGGGACAGATGTCTCTGTGTGGCCTTACAGCGGCCACAGCCTCCTGCAGCCGCAGGCCCTCAGTGATCATCAGGAAGGCCAACACTAGGGTTGCAGAACGGCTCACTCCCATCAGACAGTGTACAAACACCCTTCCTGGGACACAAATGTTACTAATTACCTTCAACTTATTCATATGTACACATAAACATCAGTAACATAGGATCTCAAACGTGTAGAAAACCCAAATTGAACTGGCAGGTTTGTAAAAAATTAGACCACGATcattatttcaaaactttttccagCTTCTGTGATATTTAACCTTTTCAgtttaactgaaaacaaatgtaaaaagaaaaacaaaaaagctgctACACCCTTGTTGCATGAATGTACACAACCTTAAAGTAAGACTAACaatgtttgtttgcatttggtCTTCCTGTGTAGGATTGTTTTCAACTCTCCAAATCTCAGTTTGGTAGTATTTGCTTGAACCAAACTTTGGATAGACCAAATGTGCATGTATAGATGGAACTTTTTACCGTTATTCTGGCATCTGttcaatcaaatgtttttggtcttCTGTTGGCTTTGGATTATGGAACCTACAGTGTTTCAATAAAGTGTTTGTTTAAAGGTTTGAACACATATGCAACTGggttatttttacatttacccACTAACCAATTGATTGTTTTATTGACTGTGTTTGTGAAACAAGCACTGAAATAAAGTAAGCTGGGTTTTACATAAAGTAAGCTGGGTTTTACATAAAGTAAGCTGGGTTTTACACACTGTGCAACTCTCAGAATGCTGACTTGCCTCCCATTGCCAGAGCAGCTCTGATGTATCGCGCTGTTGGATAGAAGTAAGGACTGAGGATGAAATTTGTTGCGTCATCAGCCTCTACCCCATAATAATCCACATTCATGTCTCTGTAAAAACGTGGGCCAGTGTTGACATAAAAGCAGGGACCATTGCCAGGGGTTGGAGGCCCATGAGCAGCATTTACAATGTGTGTAATACCCAGACCGTGAAGAGTTCCTTTGTCACGTGCTGCCACCCTGAAACATGAGCACAGGTCTGTAGTAAGGATGCAGGATGTTACTTTACACATGTCCATGCATGTTAATAGGGGTCAGCCTACTCGTTGCCTATATAAACATTAGGCCAGACTTGATTGACATGACCAGTTGGGCGTCTGTCTGCCAGTAAGAACTCCTGTAGTTCAGAGACGGAGGGAGGTTCATACGGGGGATCCCTAAGAGACATACTGTACAGACATACAAATACAATGAGCACCATCTTTGAGTACATTCTGTACAAGTCAGTGTGTAATAAACTTAGCCAGACATGACAAAAACCTAAAGCCACCCCCGTCCAATGTGTAAATCACTCAGGCTTACCTTGGATTATTGCAGTAAAAGCATTTCTCCTTCAGTTCTcgcttcttcttctgcagcttcGTTCCTTTTATAACTCAGTAATCATACACTCACTGATGACAAACACACTGCAATACAAGTACAACacactaaaactaaaacacGTTTAAGCTACACGTCCAAGCTCTGTCATGTGGACAGCTTTGTAGAGAGATCTGAACTTTAACATCAGGTTGTGTATTTTCATACTGACCTCAGGCTATATTGGACATCTGAGCTCTGCTTGTGTCAGTGGATGTGTTGCTTTGAGACCAGACAATATCAAATCATTAatactctgttttttttgttgttgttttgtttggttttcagaaTTATGTAAATGCATTTATATTGTTAAGTTTCTCCTTGCTTTTCTTTCCCATAGTAAGTCATTGAGGTTATATCTTAGTTACGCATTTCAtctaacatttactttttataaatgtaaccTTTATGTTGTGAATGGAATTACTATCCACTTTAGTTTAACATTATGATCTTTTCCATatgaagtcattttgttttattggtaATGTACttaaaaatttataaattagttttggCAGAGACTGGCTTCCTTTCTGATACATACAAAATTCAAGtaatcacaaataaaacaaacaaggaGAGTTATTTAAAACTGCTCCCTTGCAGAAACATGTCTGGGATCAACACATAAACAAAGCTAAGCATAcagaacaaaatcatttttaggaCAAAACAACTTTCTGCCATTATAGCTTTCAGGTGTTTCATGAAAGATGATCTGAATCTGCAGTGCAATGGACAGATAGTTAAGTGGCCTCAGCTAAAATAAACCTTAAGATTATGTGCTTTTACCAACTAATTGCTTGTTCTTACAGTATTTTGATGTTTGTGTATTAATAAACAGTAGCGACCTCAATTTATACTTCATTCACGTTTCTACTAAAAACCATGTGAGAAGGATTTTAGAAGAGTTTAAGTCATAAATAAACAAGTTCAAATGAAATTGGcataattaaattgaattttattattcattttcaaatatcaCAGTCTGCAACTGTTATGGACAACTTGAGCATCACTTGAGACCAGAAAGAAAAGGTCACATAAGGCTTTTTTGGTGTATCTGGACATGGAGAAGCCTCAAATGGAGAAACATTCCCAGCAGGCAAGTTTTGAAACACCTTCTCCATTACTCTGAAACTGCACACTTTTCTACAGAAAATTCATTAACTTTGTCAATAGTCAGAGCTGTTCAACTTGAATTTTCTCAACATGAAATAATCTAATACAAGTAGAAATTGTTTATGCTGTTTGGCTCTATAATAAAGTTATCctgtggttttctttcaaacatttccttgtctttttttaaagcagatatCTTACCTCTGGCAACAACAGTATcaaacttgattaaaaaaacaacatccattTTCCATTCTCCTGACCAGTCCTGACCAGGGaggatttaagaaaataaatgaacagtCAGTGTTCATTTCAATGCCCACTGAGACAACTTCCAACAACTCCAACCTCTTTGAATTGCCGTTTACATTTACCAGATACAGgtgttttaagtattttaagcTTAGCtccacacaaacataaataccaGTGCTGTAAAACAGGTTTAACAACTTCAGGTTATCTATTGTTTTTCTCACTTAATTAAGTCAAACAGTTGAAAAAATGCCCAGAAGTATCAAAATACTGATTAGAAAGTCATCAAGTAATCACATGTAAAACTGATTAAGCCAAGTCAAGGTCAGGTTGTGGAGgtgcaatattttaataataaaaagaaaattctaaactatttataatttaaataattaaaagtatgAATGTATAAATTAAAGATGTTTATAACACTGAACACACCATGGCCGTACTGGCACATGGTGAAGGTGGCATCATCCTGTGGTGATTCTGTTCttcaacataaagaaaaaaatcatcattaaaGCACAAAGTGgtcttttaaaatgatttgttttgcattttcttatgAACATGATGTTGTTTTCTTGAGACATGTGAAACTTTGAGGCCTTGTTCCATCAGATGGACTGCTGCCTGATTTAAACATCACTtataacaaagacaaaataaaatgatttaatccaGTAGTTTGTTTTCAGAAGTTTTAACCAGGATTCAACCTTTCATAATACACACTCTGACATGaatccaaatgaaaatatttcaatgttcAGGGATAATTTTAAGACATAAATGTTATGATAAATGCTCCAAATGTATATCTGTAATGAACAGAACAAAACTGTTTCAGCCAGTTTAAGTATTTCCCTTAGGGCATGAAGACATTTCGCTCCTGCAGATGCTTTTCACGTTAAACTTACTATTACTTCACCAAAACCATTAATTCTGGTTCATAGTCCAGGACCAGAGCTATGTTCCTCTAATCAACATCATGTGCAGTAATTTCAGAGCTAggactaaaagaagaaaagaaaggcaGACAGCTCACCTAAAACATGCTAAACTGACCCGTTTAGGATGAGCTGAGGTGGAAGCTTTGTTGCGACTAAAAAttgtgcattaaaaataaaaacatttggttttttAACTCATCAAAGCAGATAAAACACTTATCTAAAATTCTTGCTGAAAGTTTCAGAGCTGTATCTTCAAAAACCCATCGTGGTAGTGATGTTCTGCTCTGTAGTCCTCATTTGTGCTTGAAGTCAGCCTCTGAAAGTGGCTGCAGACTCGAGAGACGACATGAGAGTGCTTGTAGCGACGGCCAGGAGGTGTCTGCGCAGCTGGACGCTGGAGGAAGAACTCCAACAGGAAAAAGGTATTGGATTTTTtgcataaagaaaaatagaaacttGCAACCCTATTTTCTTAATTGTCAGCAtcaagtacaaaaaaaaccctttcaTCTTGGCTGAATGGTCCTCTGCTGACCTCTTGAGGACAAAATGGAGACAGACAAAACATCCAACAGGCAAGTAAAGATATGCAGACGCTTTAAAAAGAATTGACATTAGGTGAccaattaaaaaacacaaaaaataatggGGATCTGACAAGCGGAGGCAGTGTGGGTTATGAGGTTTTCAGGCTGAAGGAAAAGCTTTGCGGCGTTCCTCATTTGAAGTCAGGCTTTTCTGGGAAGGTGCAACCTGCTCGCCTGATGATGACATTAGCAGAGTAATGTGCTGCCCTGACGCACTGATCCAGAGGTTTCTCTTGGACAAGCCCAGACAGGAAGCCTGCACCACCCAGAGCACAACATTACTATGACTGCAGAGGTAAAACAAGACATACACAAAGTCAAATATTCTTACCTCCAACAAAAGCGTCGCCTGCACCATTTGTGTCAACAATATCCTTTGGGTCAATCTTAAGGACAGGGAATGTCTCAATCTTATCACCTAAGCAGACAAGACTTTAGTCTGGGAACATGAAAATAGAGACTAAAGACAAAATCATGAAGAGAAAGAATATCTTACTGAGGGCCATGATAGTTTCGTCCTTTccctgggtaaatacaacaatTCTCTGTCTGTTTGTGTTAACTTTGGGTAACGCCTGGGCTTTCTTGGCAATCTCCTTAATGTCTTcagtctgaaaaaaaagttaaaaaaaaaacatcaacttaacAGAACTTGTTAATGGAtgcacaaaaaataagaaaacacagaagaaagtCCACTCGCCTCAAAGTCCTGCTCCTTAGCAAAAGCTGCCGCTTCCTGAATAAGCAAATATATGACAATCATGATTCTGATTTACATCAAGTACAACAGATCAATATGTGGTAATCACTGTCTTACCGATTCATTGCCGAATAACACGTCAATGTAAGGCATAACCTGCATGAGGTTGTCCTTGAAGAACTGG
The Xiphophorus hellerii strain 12219 chromosome 22, Xiphophorus_hellerii-4.1, whole genome shotgun sequence genome window above contains:
- the LOC116713309 gene encoding dual specificity protein phosphatase 13-like isoform X3: MNVDYYGVEADDATNFILSPYFYPTARYIRAALAMGGRVFVHCLMGVSRSATLVLAFLMITEGLRLQEAVAAVRPHRDICPNPGFLLQLRCLDMSLERERRRKRQAQALGHLAKQGETPSLTELREILWTNRKPVSSVNEVWPKLYIGDESVARDKTRLSSLGVTHVLNAAAGQHRINTGQMFYTDIEVVYHGVEAADHPEFNLQPFFNSAAQFIDRALKENGKVLVHCAMGVSRSGALVLAYLMIHQSLTLPEAIMAVRLCRDIGPNSGFLEQLRKLELSLRTQSKQIAEDSNEGKPVSL
- the LOC116713309 gene encoding dual specificity protein phosphatase 13-like isoform X2 encodes the protein MSLRDPPYEPPSVSELQEFLLADRRPTGHVNQVWPNVYIGNEVAARDKGTLHGLGITHIVNAAHGPPTPGNGPCFYVNTGPRFYRDMNVDYYGVEADDATNFILSPYFYPTARYIRAALAMGGRVFVHCLMGVSRSATLVLAFLMITEGLRLQEAVAAVRPHRDICPNPGFLLQLRCLDMSLERERRRKRQAQALGHLAKQGETPSLTELREILWTNRKPVSSVNEVWPKLYIGDESVARDKTRLSSLGVTHVLNAAAGQHRINTGQMFYTDIEVVYHGVEAADHPEFNLQPFFNSAAQFIDRALKENGKVLVHCAMGVSRSGALVLAYLMIHQSLTLPEAIMAVRLCRDIGPNSGFLEQLRKLELSLRTQSKQIAEDSNEGKPVSL
- the LOC116713312 gene encoding dual specificity phosphatase DUPD1-like, producing MTSKRNPYAAVQVDPDSDYITPGTLDLEQLFWTGTTAPYIHVNQVWPRIYIGDEKTALERLELKELGVTHVLNAAEGKWNNVLTGANYYKDLNIQYLGVEADDKPTFNISQYFLPAAEFIYKALSQPQNKVLVHCVMGRSRSATLVLAYLMMKHSLTVVEAIEHVQQKRCILPNHGFLKQLRALDITLQEDKLRQKRHVENQEVKKTT
- the LOC116713309 gene encoding inactive dual specificity phosphatase 27-like isoform X1, coding for MYSKMVLIVFVCLYSMSLRDPPYEPPSVSELQEFLLADRRPTGHVNQVWPNVYIGNEVAARDKGTLHGLGITHIVNAAHGPPTPGNGPCFYVNTGPRFYRDMNVDYYGVEADDATNFILSPYFYPTARYIRAALAMGGRVFVHCLMGVSRSATLVLAFLMITEGLRLQEAVAAVRPHRDICPNPGFLLQLRCLDMSLERERRRKRQAQALGHLAKQGETPSLTELREILWTNRKPVSSVNEVWPKLYIGDESVARDKTRLSSLGVTHVLNAAAGQHRINTGQMFYTDIEVVYHGVEAADHPEFNLQPFFNSAAQFIDRALKENGKVLVHCAMGVSRSGALVLAYLMIHQSLTLPEAIMAVRLCRDIGPNSGFLEQLRKLELSLRTQSKQIAEDSNEGKPVSL